One window from the genome of Bacillus rossius redtenbacheri isolate Brsri chromosome 12, Brsri_v3, whole genome shotgun sequence encodes:
- the LOC134537275 gene encoding uncharacterized protein LOC134537275, producing the protein MEEKRDKRIGKSGHLWLSARRKKRKATAAIAYQQERKKRRLEEISTFPEEVTWTLTSSGNENDDSSAPGTSQTESGIFNLITQKELMHEAAASQHTEENLGQHNHADLEHECDVSEDEVLSTKLKTMSKNIPEVEEVLQEDGIHTKTYAVLKQLSPIFVNSLEAQDYETNTENLHSLDHLSVTSITSHGQVSNTDSDELGYLRESACNYEEDSNIKSSDKTEMCPTTTTETDFVLEGHRIVDIGYVLMKLVELGNHNAAFGCSLNNMKVFKEIRRGLSSVVLFRCNMCNGQFSLHTHDPGTSSTHMDINARAVAGVMSIGGGFSHLEELCATVGIPCMSSKTYSKVHNNVSNGWEKAALGEMRKAVEEEINLAIKRGDVDENGIPLLTVVVDGCWSKRSYRTQYNALSGVAAIVGFFTKKVLFMAVRNKFCFVCARAQNANDIPSHTCYRNWTGSSSSMESSIIVEGFKLSEPIYNVKYSKMIADGDSSCYKKILEARPYQNTTVEKIECRNHLLRNYCNKLRTLSEQTKIGPPFLRKIISQKVLKLRGAVTEAIKHRKKEDKPIAQKVFALREDILNGPSHVFGEHEKCSSLQYFCPGPKVGEKNLVPEMKNCGLYDNIMKAVHYLTQHSRSLIYDVDSNAVEQLNSIIAKYVGGKRINYAMKRSYQARCSAAVVSHNTRKPHYVLHKTMCDGISPNKFVKKLETSRSKIRENANMKKKHFKRALISNKQTKSKYQQIGDSDYGEHSEKTDMAPDVYEAQKELHFKSLEKTDIERREIERGTLLQAGSGEWLERRRKMLTASKFGRIFPCAVASANQRLSCIFITGMGGKPMIV; encoded by the exons ATGGAAGAGAAACGGGACAAGAGAATAGGCAAATCAGGCCATTTATGGCTCAGTGCTCGACGAAAGAAAAGAAAAGCAACGGCTGCTATCGCATACCAGCAAGAGAG aaaaaaaagaagactTGAAGAAATCTCCACATTTCCAGAGGAGGTAACGTGGACGCTAACGAGTTCGGGAAACGAGAACGATGATTCGTCAGCACCTGGTACAAGTCAGACAGAAAGCGGAATTTTCAACTTGATAACTCAAAAAGA gCTAATGCATGAAGCTGCTGCTAGCCAGCATACAGAAGAGAATCTTGGTCAACATAATCATGCAGATTTGGAACACGAATGTGACGTTTCCGAAGATGAAGTACTTTCTACAAAGCTGAAAACTATGAGTAAAAACATACCTGAAGTAGAAGAGGTACTACAGGAAGATGGGATACACACGAA GACATACGCAGTACTGAAACAGCTGTCTCCAATATTTGTGAACTCTTTGGAAGCTCAGGATTATGAAACCAACACAGAAAATTTGCACTCTCTGGACCACCTATCCGTGACTTCAATCACTTCACATGGACAG GTATCCAATACTGACAGCGATGAGCTGGGCTATTTAAGAGAATCTGCCTGTAACTATGAAGAAGATTCCAACATAAAATCCTCTGATAAAACAGAAATGTGCCCGACCACTACAACAGAAACTGACTTTGTGCTTGAAGGACATCGTATTGTGGACATCGGTTACGTATTGATGAAGCTGGTAGAGCTGGGGAATCATAATGCTGCTTTTGGTTGTTCACTAAATAATATGAAGGTCTTCAAAGAAATACGGCGTGGATTGTCATCTGTTGTACTCTTTAGATGTAACATGTGCAATGGGCAATTTTCATTACATACACATGATCCAGGCACTTCCTCAACTCACATGGATATCAATGCAAGAGCTGTGGCTGGAGTAATGAGTATTGGCGGTGGATTTTCTCATTTGGAAGAATTATGTGCTACAGTAGGAATACCATGCATGTCTTCTAAAACTTACTCCAAAGTTCACAACAACGTATCTAACGGGTGGGAAAAAGCTGCCTTAGGAGAAATGAGAAAAGCAGTTGAGGAAGAAATAAACCTGGCAATCAAACGAGGAGATGTTGATGAAAATGGCATTCCTCTTTTAACTGTAGTGGTAGATGGTTGTTGGTCAAAAAGGTCGTACAGAACACAATACAATGCTTTATCCGGTGTAGCAGCAATTGTAGGATTTTTTACAAAGAAAGTTCTTTTTATGGCAGTacgtaataaattttgttttgtatgtgctCGAGCACAAAATGCAAATGACATACCTTCTCACACATGCTACCGAAATTGGACTGGTAGTTCAAGCAGCATGGAGTCCAGCATCATTGTAGAAGGATTCAAATTAAGTGAACCTATATACAATGTTAAATATAGTAAAATGATTGCAGATGGTGATAGCAGCtgctataaaaaaattttggaagCAAGGCCATACCAAAATACGACCGTCGAAAAGATCGAGTGTCGTAATCACCTTTTGCGAAACTATTGCAACAAGCTTAGAACACTATCAGAGCAAACTAAGATAGGCCCTCCATTTCTGAGAAAAATCATTAGTCAGAAAGTTTTGAAGCTACGGGGAGCGGTAACTGAAGCCATTAAGCACAGAAAAAAAGAAGACAAACCAATTGCACAAAAAGTCTTTGCTCTTCGAGAAGATATTTTGAATGGCCCCAGTCATGTTTTCGGTGAGCACGAGAAATGCTCATCTCTTCAATACTTTTGCCCTGGACCAAAAGTAGGAGAGAAAAACTTAGTTCCTGAGATGAAGAATTGTGGCCTGTACGATAACATAATGAAAGCAGTGCATTATTTGACTCAACATTCAAGAAGCCTGATCTATGATGTCGATAGTAACGCAGTGGAACAACTAAATTCCataattgcaaaatatgttggaGGAAAGAGGATCAATTATGCTATGAAGCGGTCGTATCAAGCAAGATGCTCTGCTGCAGTCGTTTCGCATAACACGCGAAAACCTCACTACGTCCTTCACAAAACGATGTGTGATGGTATCAGCCCAAATAAGTTTGTGAAGAAGCTAGAAACTTCCAGATCAAAAATAAGAGAAAATGCAAACATGAAAAAGAAGCACTTCAAACGAGCTCTTATTtctaataaacaaacaaaatctaaataCCAGCAAATTGGAGACAGCGACTATGGTGAACATAGTGAAAAAACTGACATGGCTCCTGATGTTTACGAGGCGCAAAAAGAACTGCATTTTAAGTCACTCGAGAAAACAGACATTGAACGCAGAGAAATAGAAAGAGGTACCCTGCTTCAGGCAGGAAGTGGCGAATGGCTAGAACGTAGGCGTAAAATGCTAACAGCATCGAAGTTTGGAAGAATAT